One window of the Conexibacter sp. SYSU D00693 genome contains the following:
- a CDS encoding amino acid permease: MPALLGPRKTIEETLETTEQEGFQLKRALGAFDVLVLGIGVIVGSGIFVLTGQAAAKEAGPAISLSFVLAAVVCGLAALCYAEFAAMVPAAGSAYTFAYVTLGQLVAFIIGWDLVLEFTIGASAVAVGFAGYLDALLDQVFGVTLPEAITAPPGDGGSVNVFAMAVVGVAGVLLIRGVRQTARSTAVLVGLTILVLLVVIAAGATEVDTDNWKPFSPFGWDGIVGGASLVFFAYIGFDIVATTAEEAKRPQRDVPIGIIGSLAIVTVLYVVVSLVLTGMEPYRELGSDAPVADAFKGHGLDWIAAFVYAGACIAILKTVMILMLGQSRVAFAMARDRLLPPGLASTHERFGTPHRITLITMVVVALLAGFLPLSELAKLVNIGTLFAFAVVSIGVLYLRWAEPERERPFRTPMLPLVSVLSVVGCVYLAADLEAETWIRFVVWMAIGLVVYVLYSRSHSRAGHRAP, encoded by the coding sequence GTGCCCGCGCTGCTCGGCCCCCGCAAGACGATCGAGGAGACCCTCGAGACCACCGAGCAGGAGGGCTTCCAGCTCAAGCGCGCCCTCGGCGCCTTCGACGTGCTGGTCCTGGGCATCGGCGTCATCGTCGGCTCGGGCATCTTCGTGCTCACCGGCCAGGCCGCGGCCAAGGAGGCGGGACCGGCGATCAGCCTCTCGTTCGTCCTGGCGGCGGTGGTCTGCGGGCTGGCGGCGCTCTGCTACGCGGAGTTCGCGGCGATGGTCCCGGCGGCGGGCAGCGCGTACACCTTCGCCTACGTCACGCTCGGCCAGCTCGTCGCCTTCATCATCGGCTGGGACCTCGTCCTGGAGTTCACGATCGGCGCCTCCGCGGTCGCGGTCGGCTTCGCGGGCTACCTCGACGCGCTGCTGGACCAGGTCTTCGGGGTCACGCTCCCCGAGGCGATCACGGCGCCGCCGGGCGACGGCGGCTCGGTCAACGTCTTCGCGATGGCGGTCGTCGGCGTCGCCGGTGTGCTGCTCATCCGCGGCGTGCGGCAGACCGCGCGCTCCACGGCGGTGCTCGTCGGCCTGACGATCCTCGTGCTGCTCGTGGTCATCGCGGCGGGGGCGACGGAGGTCGACACGGACAACTGGAAGCCGTTCTCGCCGTTCGGCTGGGACGGGATCGTGGGCGGGGCGTCGCTGGTGTTCTTCGCCTACATCGGCTTCGACATCGTCGCGACGACCGCCGAGGAGGCCAAGCGCCCGCAGCGCGACGTGCCCATCGGGATCATCGGCTCGCTGGCGATCGTCACGGTCCTCTACGTCGTGGTGAGCCTCGTCCTCACCGGGATGGAGCCCTACCGCGAGCTCGGCAGCGACGCCCCGGTGGCCGACGCGTTCAAGGGCCACGGCCTGGACTGGATCGCCGCCTTCGTCTACGCGGGCGCGTGCATCGCGATCCTCAAGACGGTGATGATCCTCATGCTCGGTCAGTCCCGGGTCGCGTTCGCCATGGCGCGCGACCGGCTGCTGCCGCCGGGCCTCGCGTCGACCCACGAGCGCTTCGGCACGCCGCACCGCATCACCCTCATCACCATGGTCGTGGTGGCGCTGCTCGCCGGCTTCCTGCCGCTGTCCGAGCTGGCCAAGCTCGTGAACATCGGGACGCTGTTCGCGTTCGCCGTCGTGTCGATCGGCGTGCTGTACCTGCGGTGGGCCGAGCCCGAGCGCGAGCGGCCGTTCCGCACGCCGATGCTCCCGCTGGTCTCCGTGCTGTCGGTGGTGGGCTGCGTCTACCTCGCCGCGGACCTCGAGGCCGAGACGTGGATCCGGTTCGTCGTGTGGATGGCCATCGGGCTCGTGGTCTACGTCCTGTACTCGCGGTCGCACTCGCGAGCGGGCCACCGCGCCCCGTAG
- the uvrB gene encoding excinuclease ABC subunit UvrB: MPPFRLDSSFTPAADQPRAIQQIAEAVRAGDRFTTLLGATGTGKTMTMAGTIQELQRPALVLAHNKTLAAQLCNEFRTFFPDNAVEYFVSYYDYYQPEAYVPSKDLYIEKDSAINDEIDRLRHAATAALFGRRDVIIVASVSAIFGLGSPETYDANMVLLKKEETIDRDALLRKLVSIQYTRNDTALARGTFRVRGEALEVWPAYAETTAYRATFFGDDVERLQEFDPLTGELVKDDIEHVAVWPASHYNVKEGTMDRVVEEIGRELNARCAELEAEGKLLESHRLRQRTQYDMEMLREMGFCSGIENYSRIFDGRAPGERPYCLIDYFPDDFVCFIDESHQTVPQIGGMYEGDRSRKQTLVDYGFRLPSAMDNRPQTFDEFLSITGTTVFVSATPGQYERSHSGRVVEQIVRPTGIVDPRVEVRETRNQIDDLMNEIRERVDRDERVLVTTLTKKMSEDLTDYLLEMGFKVRYLHSEVDTLERIQIIRDLRLGEYDVLVGVNLLREGLDLPEVSLVAILDADKEGFLRGETSLIQTIGRAARHVDGTVLMYADKETAAMKAALDETDRRRAIQLAYNEEHGITAASIVKGISDIAEFLQGAQSKHPKKRARKKAETGAMSREDLERTIVELEEEMLAAADELRFEYAARLRDELKELRRDLRDLAGNEAPAG, translated from the coding sequence ATGCCGCCCTTCCGCCTCGACTCGTCCTTCACGCCCGCCGCCGACCAGCCGCGCGCGATCCAGCAGATCGCCGAGGCGGTGCGCGCCGGCGACCGCTTCACCACCCTGCTGGGCGCCACCGGCACCGGCAAGACGATGACGATGGCGGGGACGATCCAGGAGCTGCAGCGCCCCGCGCTGGTGCTGGCGCACAACAAGACGCTGGCGGCGCAGCTGTGCAACGAGTTCCGGACCTTCTTCCCCGACAACGCGGTCGAGTACTTCGTCTCGTACTACGACTACTACCAGCCCGAGGCCTACGTCCCGAGCAAGGACCTCTACATCGAGAAGGACTCGGCGATCAACGACGAGATCGACCGCCTGCGCCACGCCGCCACCGCGGCGCTGTTCGGCCGCCGCGACGTGATCATCGTGGCGTCGGTGTCGGCGATCTTCGGCCTCGGTTCGCCCGAGACCTACGACGCCAACATGGTCCTGCTCAAGAAGGAGGAGACGATCGACCGCGACGCGCTGCTGCGCAAGCTCGTCTCCATCCAGTACACCCGCAACGACACGGCGCTGGCGCGCGGCACGTTCCGCGTGCGGGGCGAGGCGCTGGAGGTCTGGCCGGCCTACGCGGAGACGACGGCCTACCGTGCGACGTTCTTCGGCGACGACGTCGAGCGCCTGCAGGAGTTCGACCCGCTGACCGGCGAGCTCGTCAAGGACGACATCGAGCACGTGGCGGTCTGGCCGGCGTCGCACTACAACGTCAAGGAAGGCACGATGGACCGCGTCGTCGAGGAGATCGGCCGCGAGCTCAACGCGCGGTGTGCCGAGCTCGAGGCCGAGGGCAAGCTCCTCGAGAGCCATCGGCTGCGCCAGCGCACGCAGTACGACATGGAGATGCTGCGCGAGATGGGCTTCTGCAGCGGCATCGAGAACTACTCGCGGATCTTCGACGGCCGCGCGCCCGGCGAGCGGCCCTACTGCCTCATCGACTACTTCCCCGACGACTTCGTCTGCTTCATCGACGAGTCCCACCAGACCGTCCCGCAGATCGGCGGCATGTACGAGGGCGACCGCTCGCGCAAGCAGACGCTCGTCGACTACGGCTTCCGGCTGCCCTCGGCGATGGACAACCGTCCCCAGACCTTCGACGAGTTCCTGTCCATCACCGGCACGACGGTCTTCGTGTCCGCGACGCCGGGCCAGTACGAGCGCTCGCACTCGGGCCGCGTCGTCGAGCAGATCGTCCGCCCGACGGGGATCGTCGACCCGCGCGTCGAGGTCCGCGAGACCAGGAACCAGATCGACGACCTCATGAACGAGATCCGCGAGCGCGTCGACCGCGACGAGCGGGTCCTCGTCACCACGCTCACCAAGAAGATGAGCGAGGACCTCACGGACTACCTGCTCGAGATGGGCTTCAAGGTCCGCTACCTGCACTCCGAGGTCGACACCCTCGAGCGCATCCAGATCATCCGCGACCTGCGCCTGGGCGAGTACGACGTCCTCGTGGGCGTGAACCTCCTGCGCGAGGGCCTCGACCTGCCCGAGGTCTCGCTCGTGGCGATCCTCGACGCCGACAAGGAGGGCTTCCTGCGCGGGGAGACCTCGCTCATCCAGACGATCGGCCGCGCCGCGCGCCACGTCGACGGCACCGTGCTGATGTACGCCGACAAGGAGACCGCGGCGATGAAGGCGGCCCTCGACGAGACCGACCGCCGCCGCGCGATCCAGCTCGCCTACAACGAGGAGCACGGCATCACCGCCGCCTCCATCGTCAAGGGCATCAGCGACATCGCCGAGTTCCTCCAGGGCGCCCAGTCCAAGCACCCGAAGAAGCGCGCCCGCAAGAAGGCCGAGACCGGGGCGATGTCCCGCGAGGACCTCGAGCGCACCATCGTGGAGCTCGAGGAGGAGATGCTCGCGGCCGCCGACGAGCTGCGCTTCGAGTACGCCGCCCGGCTGCGCGACGAGCTCAAGGAGCTGCGGCGCGACCTGCGCGACCTCGCGGGCAACGAGGCGCCGGCGGGGTAG
- a CDS encoding acyl-CoA dehydrogenase family protein, with translation MAFDLALTPAHHDLLERVHRFAEDVVRPAAPFHDREQEFPWQVIEAAAREGFYNPLFYRDLIADPTGLSLPLFMEELFWGCAGIALAVVMPALALSAMAQAATPEQLLRWAPECFGQPGDLKLAALAISEPQGGSDVRNLQTTAWREGDEWVIEGHKIWIGNGGIADVHVVNATVDPELGHHAQALFVVPGGTPGLELVRKLDKLGCRASHTAELRFDRVRVPADHLLGGDAKLEKSLERAREAQSVSEQMSGAAESRDGSKKSSATLGAFEQTRPMVAAQALGIARAALEHMRDYACEREAFGRPIIEHEGLGYAIADIAAELDAARLLTWRASWMAANGVPFQHAEGSMSKLKASEVAVRATEQAIQTLGGWGYITDHPVEKWYRDAKLYTIFEGTSEIQRLVISRALAGAEGEPPLHHLLPTDGRDFGGLGRGGETRTKAAMAAMRAAQRIPEPFVGAAMKVFGPPEPKGR, from the coding sequence ATGGCCTTCGACCTCGCGCTCACTCCGGCGCACCACGACCTCCTGGAGCGCGTCCACCGCTTCGCCGAGGACGTCGTGCGCCCGGCGGCGCCGTTCCACGACCGCGAGCAGGAGTTCCCCTGGCAGGTCATCGAGGCGGCGGCGCGCGAGGGCTTCTACAACCCGCTCTTCTACCGCGACCTCATCGCGGACCCGACCGGCCTGTCCCTGCCGCTCTTCATGGAGGAGCTGTTCTGGGGCTGCGCCGGGATCGCGCTCGCGGTCGTCATGCCGGCGCTGGCGCTGTCGGCGATGGCCCAGGCCGCGACGCCCGAGCAGCTGCTGCGCTGGGCGCCCGAGTGCTTCGGCCAGCCCGGGGACCTGAAGCTCGCGGCGCTCGCGATCTCCGAGCCGCAGGGCGGCAGCGACGTGCGCAACCTCCAGACGACGGCGTGGCGCGAGGGCGATGAGTGGGTCATCGAGGGCCACAAGATCTGGATCGGCAACGGCGGCATCGCCGACGTCCACGTCGTCAACGCGACGGTCGATCCCGAGCTCGGCCACCACGCCCAGGCGCTCTTCGTCGTCCCGGGCGGGACGCCGGGCCTCGAGCTCGTGCGCAAGCTCGACAAGCTCGGCTGCCGCGCCTCGCACACCGCCGAGCTGCGCTTCGACCGGGTGCGGGTGCCGGCCGACCACCTCCTCGGCGGCGACGCGAAGCTCGAGAAGTCGCTGGAGCGGGCGCGCGAGGCACAGTCGGTCAGCGAGCAGATGAGCGGCGCCGCCGAGTCGCGCGACGGCTCGAAGAAGTCCTCGGCGACCCTCGGCGCGTTCGAGCAGACCCGGCCGATGGTCGCCGCCCAGGCGCTGGGGATCGCCCGCGCCGCGCTCGAGCACATGCGCGACTACGCGTGCGAGCGCGAGGCCTTCGGCCGCCCGATCATCGAGCACGAGGGCCTGGGCTACGCGATCGCCGACATCGCCGCCGAGCTCGACGCCGCCCGCCTGCTGACGTGGCGCGCGTCGTGGATGGCCGCCAACGGCGTCCCCTTCCAGCACGCCGAGGGCTCCATGTCCAAGCTCAAGGCCTCCGAGGTCGCGGTCCGCGCCACCGAGCAGGCGATCCAGACCCTCGGCGGGTGGGGCTACATCACCGACCACCCGGTCGAGAAGTGGTACCGCGACGCGAAGCTCTACACGATCTTCGAGGGCACCAGCGAGATCCAGCGCCTCGTCATCTCCCGCGCCCTCGCGGGCGCCGAGGGCGAGCCGCCGCTGCACCACCTCCTCCCCACCGACGGCCGCGACTTCGGCGGCCTGGGCCGCGGCGGCGAGACCCGCACGAAGGCGGCGATGGCGGCCATGCGCGCCGCACAGCGCATCCCCGAGCCGTTCGTCGGGGCGGCGATGAAGGTCTTCGGGCCGCCGGAGCCGAAGGGGCGCTGA
- a CDS encoding acetyl-CoA C-acetyltransferase, producing MTTNGSAPRDAWVVGGNRIPFARSNGPYAEASNQDMLTAALDGLAARFGLGGERVDEVVGGAVLKHSRDFNLVRECVLGSALDSSSPAYDLQQACDTGIQAALVVANKIKLGEADSAIACGTDTTSDAPLALNEDLRRVLMEARRAKSVPERLRLLGHLRPGQVVPEIPRNAEPRTGLSMGDHQARTTERWGISREAQDELTVASHQHLAAAYDRGFMDDLVTPYLGLQRDQNLRPDSSLEKLAKLKPVFGEGEGATMTAANSTPLSDGASAVLLASEQWADERDLPKLARLTHSATAAVDYVNGDEGLLMAPVYAVPRMLDRAGLTLQDFDLYEIHEAFASQVLTTLAAWESEEFCAEQLGRKEPLGSIDRSKLNVAGSSLAAGHPFAATGGRILATAAKLLAEKGSGRALISVCAAGGQGVVAIVER from the coding sequence ATGACGACGAACGGCTCCGCCCCCCGCGACGCCTGGGTCGTGGGCGGCAACCGCATCCCCTTCGCCCGCTCCAACGGCCCCTACGCCGAGGCGTCCAACCAGGACATGCTCACCGCGGCCCTCGACGGCCTGGCCGCCCGCTTCGGCCTCGGCGGCGAGCGCGTCGACGAGGTCGTCGGCGGCGCCGTGCTCAAGCACAGCCGCGACTTCAACCTCGTCCGCGAGTGCGTCCTTGGCAGCGCCCTGGACTCGAGCTCGCCCGCCTACGACCTCCAGCAGGCCTGCGACACCGGCATCCAGGCGGCGCTCGTGGTCGCCAACAAGATCAAGCTCGGCGAGGCCGACAGCGCCATCGCGTGCGGCACCGACACGACGAGCGACGCCCCGCTGGCCCTCAACGAGGACCTGCGCCGCGTGCTGATGGAGGCCCGCCGCGCGAAGAGCGTCCCGGAGCGCCTGCGCCTGCTCGGCCACCTGCGTCCCGGTCAGGTCGTCCCGGAGATCCCGCGCAACGCCGAGCCGCGCACCGGCCTGTCGATGGGCGACCACCAGGCCCGCACCACCGAGCGCTGGGGCATCTCGCGCGAGGCGCAGGACGAGCTGACCGTCGCCTCGCACCAGCACCTCGCCGCGGCCTACGACCGCGGCTTCATGGACGACCTGGTGACGCCGTACCTCGGCCTCCAGCGCGACCAGAACCTGCGGCCGGACTCGAGCCTCGAGAAGCTCGCCAAGCTCAAGCCCGTCTTCGGCGAGGGCGAGGGCGCGACGATGACCGCCGCGAACTCGACGCCGCTGTCCGACGGCGCCTCCGCGGTCCTGCTCGCCTCCGAGCAGTGGGCCGACGAGCGCGACCTCCCCAAGCTCGCGCGCCTGACGCACAGCGCGACGGCGGCGGTCGACTACGTCAACGGGGACGAGGGCCTGCTCATGGCGCCGGTCTACGCGGTCCCGCGGATGCTCGACCGCGCCGGCCTGACCCTCCAGGACTTCGACCTCTACGAGATCCACGAGGCCTTCGCCTCCCAGGTCCTGACGACGCTCGCCGCGTGGGAGAGCGAGGAGTTCTGCGCCGAGCAGCTCGGGCGCAAGGAGCCCCTGGGCTCGATCGACCGCTCCAAGCTCAACGTCGCCGGCTCGTCGCTGGCGGCCGGACACCCGTTCGCCGCGACGGGCGGGCGCATCCTCGCCACGGCGGCCAAGCTCCTGGCCGAGAAGGGCTCGGGGCGCGCGCTCATCTCCGTGTGCGCGGCCGGTGGCCAGGGCGTGGTGGCGATCGTGGAGCGCTAG
- a CDS encoding 3-oxoacyl-ACP reductase, translated as MADLLQSIIESGPGKVVAKRVGVPEATELRRWEPGQPLLDGPALLLGEGRLRGEVDRVLRAAGAAVLETPPPGEGERLGAVVLDASGITSVDGLRELYEGFGPVLRSIGASGRALVLGTPPAAVEDVEEAVAQRALEGFTRSLGKELRKGATAQLVLVKPGAEDRIESTLRFLLSSKSAYVDGQVVQVDGGDATDPADWERPLDGQVAVVTGASRGIGEAIAEVLARDGAHVVCVDVPAQGEALTKVANRIGGSALQLDVTADDAGQTLAEHAKERHGGVDVVVHNAGITRDRTLGRMSDDEWDVLMAVNLAAPVRITDTLLDTGALNEGARVVCVSSVNGIAGQRGQANYATSKAGLIGLVQAQSPKLAPSRTINAVAPGFIETQMTAAMPLFTREAGRRLNSLNQGGQPVDVAETIAWLSSPASGGVTGQVVRVCGQMLLGA; from the coding sequence ATGGCGGATCTGCTGCAGTCCATCATCGAGTCCGGCCCCGGCAAGGTCGTCGCCAAGCGGGTCGGCGTCCCCGAGGCGACCGAGCTCCGGCGCTGGGAGCCGGGCCAGCCGCTGCTCGACGGCCCCGCGCTCCTGCTCGGCGAGGGCCGTCTGCGCGGCGAGGTCGACCGCGTCCTGCGCGCCGCCGGCGCCGCGGTGCTGGAGACCCCGCCGCCGGGGGAGGGCGAGAGGCTCGGCGCCGTCGTCCTCGACGCCTCCGGCATCACGTCCGTCGACGGACTGCGCGAGCTCTACGAGGGCTTCGGCCCGGTCCTGCGCTCGATCGGGGCCTCGGGCCGCGCGCTCGTGCTGGGCACGCCGCCCGCGGCGGTCGAGGACGTCGAGGAGGCCGTCGCGCAGCGCGCGCTGGAGGGCTTCACCCGTTCGCTGGGCAAGGAGCTGCGCAAGGGCGCGACGGCCCAGCTCGTCCTGGTCAAGCCCGGCGCCGAGGACCGCATCGAGTCGACGCTGCGCTTCCTGCTGAGCTCGAAGTCGGCCTACGTCGACGGCCAGGTCGTGCAGGTCGACGGCGGCGACGCGACCGACCCGGCCGACTGGGAGCGCCCGCTCGACGGCCAGGTCGCCGTGGTGACGGGCGCCTCGCGCGGCATCGGCGAGGCGATCGCCGAGGTCCTGGCCCGCGACGGCGCGCACGTCGTCTGCGTCGACGTCCCCGCGCAGGGCGAGGCGCTGACGAAGGTCGCCAACCGCATCGGCGGCTCGGCGCTGCAGCTCGACGTCACCGCCGACGACGCGGGGCAGACGCTCGCCGAGCACGCCAAGGAGCGCCACGGCGGCGTCGACGTCGTCGTCCACAACGCCGGCATCACGCGCGACCGCACGCTGGGGCGCATGAGCGACGACGAGTGGGACGTCCTGATGGCCGTCAACCTCGCCGCCCCCGTGCGCATCACCGACACGCTGCTCGACACCGGCGCCCTGAACGAGGGCGCGCGCGTCGTCTGCGTCTCGTCGGTCAACGGCATCGCCGGCCAGCGCGGCCAGGCGAACTACGCCACCAGCAAGGCGGGCCTCATCGGCCTGGTGCAGGCGCAGTCGCCCAAGCTCGCCCCGTCGCGCACGATCAACGCCGTCGCCCCCGGCTTCATCGAGACGCAGATGACCGCCGCGATGCCGCTCTTCACGCGCGAGGCGGGCCGCCGGCTCAACTCGCTCAACCAGGGCGGCCAGCCGGTCGACGTCGCCGAGACGATCGCCTGGCTGTCGTCGCCGGCCTCGGGCGGCGTCACCGGCCAGGTCGTGCGCGTCTGCGGCCAGATGCTGCTCGGGGCATGA
- a CDS encoding MaoC/PaaZ C-terminal domain-containing protein yields the protein MSTLVTYAKALKGALPVVGASGDELPQGLVVEGGATVQRERLTAYAHVCGFRLRDEAPSTYVHVLGFPLQMDLMTRGEFPFAVLGLVHLENRIEQRRAVRVGEEIAYQVHAERLRPHARGQMFDLVMHATVDGEDVWRGTSTYLRKGGGGASGEAKGAKERQAAPDTSGEGDATWTVPEHIGRSYGGVSGDRNPIHLHQATARLFGMPRPIAHGMWLKARCLAALEGVVPEAHEVAVRFKLPVPLPSKVLFSSQPDGDGRAFAVRAARDGKPHLDGRVGPA from the coding sequence ATGAGCACGCTCGTCACCTACGCCAAGGCGCTCAAGGGGGCGCTGCCCGTCGTCGGCGCCTCGGGCGACGAGCTGCCCCAGGGCCTCGTGGTGGAGGGCGGCGCGACGGTGCAGCGCGAGCGCCTCACCGCGTACGCGCACGTCTGCGGCTTCCGCCTGCGCGACGAGGCGCCGTCGACCTACGTCCACGTCCTCGGCTTCCCGCTGCAGATGGACCTGATGACCCGCGGCGAGTTCCCGTTCGCGGTCCTCGGCCTCGTGCACCTGGAGAACCGCATCGAGCAGCGCCGCGCCGTCCGCGTGGGCGAGGAGATCGCCTACCAGGTGCACGCCGAGCGGCTGCGCCCCCACGCGCGCGGGCAGATGTTCGACCTCGTGATGCACGCCACGGTCGACGGCGAGGACGTGTGGCGGGGGACGTCGACGTACCTGCGCAAGGGCGGAGGCGGCGCCTCCGGCGAGGCGAAGGGCGCCAAGGAGCGGCAGGCCGCGCCGGACACCTCCGGTGAGGGCGACGCGACGTGGACCGTCCCCGAGCACATCGGCCGCTCCTACGGCGGCGTCTCGGGCGACCGCAACCCGATCCACCTCCACCAGGCGACCGCACGGCTGTTCGGCATGCCGCGGCCGATCGCCCACGGCATGTGGCTCAAGGCGCGCTGCCTGGCGGCGCTGGAGGGCGTCGTCCCCGAGGCCCACGAGGTCGCGGTGCGCTTCAAGCTGCCGGTGCCGCTGCCCTCGAAGGTCCTGTTCTCCTCGCAGCCCGACGGCGACGGCCGCGCCTTCGCCGTGCGCGCCGCGCGCGACGGCAAGCCCCACCTCGACGGGCGCGTGGGACCGGCCTGA
- a CDS encoding A/G-specific adenine glycosylase — protein sequence MDPAVGALLEWYGREARDLPWRRTTDPYAILVSEVMLQQTQVARVVPRFEAWLEQWPDEAALAAAPLDEVLRAWVGLGYNRRAVRLREACAVVAREGWPGTAAGLRALPGVGPYTAAAVASFAFGQDVPAVDTNARRVEERLGRGTLDALLPAGDGPTFNQAVMELGATVCRARVVACDGCPVAAWCASAGRVVVAPRAPAGTRERFEDSDRWARGRVVAALAAGEGLPPELSGERLARALAGLERDGLVVRAGGAVQLAR from the coding sequence GTGGACCCCGCGGTCGGCGCGCTGCTCGAGTGGTACGGCCGCGAGGCGCGCGACCTGCCGTGGCGGCGCACGACGGACCCCTACGCGATCCTCGTCTCGGAGGTCATGCTCCAGCAGACGCAGGTGGCCCGGGTGGTGCCGCGCTTCGAGGCGTGGCTCGAGCAGTGGCCCGACGAGGCGGCGCTGGCGGCGGCGCCGCTCGACGAGGTCCTGCGCGCATGGGTCGGCCTGGGCTACAACCGCCGGGCGGTGCGGCTGCGCGAGGCGTGCGCCGTCGTCGCGCGCGAGGGGTGGCCGGGGACGGCGGCCGGCCTGCGGGCGCTGCCCGGAGTCGGGCCCTACACCGCGGCGGCGGTCGCGTCGTTCGCCTTCGGCCAGGACGTCCCCGCGGTCGACACCAACGCGCGGCGCGTCGAGGAGCGCCTCGGGCGCGGGACGCTCGACGCGCTGCTGCCCGCGGGCGACGGGCCGACGTTCAACCAGGCGGTGATGGAGCTCGGGGCGACGGTCTGCCGCGCGCGCGTGGTGGCGTGCGACGGCTGCCCGGTCGCTGCGTGGTGCGCCTCGGCGGGGCGGGTCGTGGTCGCGCCGCGCGCCCCGGCAGGGACCCGTGAGCGCTTCGAGGACTCCGACCGCTGGGCGCGCGGGCGGGTCGTCGCCGCGCTCGCGGCCGGGGAGGGCCTGCCACCCGAGCTCTCAGGCGAGCGGCTCGCGCGGGCGCTCGCGGGGCTCGAGCGCGACGGGCTCGTCGTGCGCGCGGGCGGTGCCGTGCAGCTCGCCCGGTAG
- a CDS encoding DivIVA domain-containing protein: MALDRQSIEKRDFPIGRRGYEPEAVDAHLATVAEEVDRLRRSASRQKASPASIAQAASEQVRAIVEAAESSAAEIERSALDEADRIRNEAESDARETRDDALRRNQEQVGRVREATQLMLQRVDAMESELTALMESLRTGANRLNADLSLLEGNLGELQDAATSGGAVSGGRIEARAVEAPAAPPAAPAPVAEAPAAPEPEPAPPVAEPAPTEAFDLPPVAEPEPAAAPASGGGDVEGARLVALNMALNGQSREETDRYLAENFDLADRGALLDEVYSTVEG, encoded by the coding sequence GTGGCCCTGGACCGACAGAGCATCGAGAAGCGCGACTTCCCCATCGGGCGCCGCGGGTACGAGCCCGAGGCGGTCGACGCCCACCTCGCGACGGTGGCCGAGGAGGTCGACCGGCTGCGGCGCTCCGCCTCGCGCCAGAAGGCCAGCCCCGCCTCCATCGCCCAGGCGGCCTCCGAGCAGGTCCGCGCCATCGTCGAGGCCGCGGAGAGCAGCGCCGCCGAGATCGAGCGCAGCGCCCTCGACGAGGCCGACCGCATCCGCAACGAGGCCGAGTCCGACGCGCGCGAGACCCGCGACGACGCCCTGCGCCGCAACCAGGAGCAGGTCGGGCGGGTGCGCGAGGCCACGCAGCTCATGCTCCAGCGCGTCGACGCCATGGAGTCCGAGCTCACGGCGCTCATGGAGTCCCTGCGCACCGGCGCCAACCGCCTGAACGCCGACCTGTCGCTGCTCGAGGGCAACCTCGGCGAGCTCCAGGACGCCGCCACGAGCGGCGGCGCCGTCTCCGGCGGCCGCATCGAGGCCCGCGCCGTCGAGGCGCCCGCCGCGCCGCCCGCCGCTCCGGCGCCCGTCGCCGAGGCGCCGGCCGCGCCCGAGCCCGAGCCCGCCCCGCCGGTCGCCGAGCCGGCGCCCACCGAGGCCTTCGACCTTCCGCCCGTCGCGGAGCCCGAGCCCGCTGCCGCGCCTGCCTCCGGTGGGGGCGACGTCGAGGGCGCCCGCCTCGTCGCGCTGAACATGGCCCTCAACGGCCAGTCGCGCGAGGAGACCGACCGCTACCTGGCCGAGAACTTCGACCTCGCGGATCGCGGCGCCCTGCTCGACGAGGTCTACTCCACCGTCGAGGGCTGA
- a CDS encoding MerR family transcriptional regulator, translating into MPHGTLVAHDVAELVGVSGTTIGQWARRGYIRSSQRDHEPRLYSVEDVAEAAIVRALLERGVPRPDVRRAVHRLRETSGAWPLSQARLATAGGRLLLHDREAGWLELRPRGWQATSPPEAADEVRLRLQPSTVE; encoded by the coding sequence ATGCCGCACGGCACCCTGGTCGCCCACGACGTCGCCGAGCTGGTCGGCGTCTCCGGCACGACCATCGGGCAGTGGGCCCGGCGCGGCTACATCCGCTCCTCGCAGCGCGACCACGAGCCGCGGCTCTACAGCGTGGAGGACGTCGCGGAGGCCGCGATCGTCCGGGCGCTGCTGGAGCGCGGGGTGCCCCGGCCCGACGTCCGGCGCGCCGTCCATCGGCTGCGCGAGACGTCCGGCGCGTGGCCGCTGAGCCAGGCGCGGCTGGCGACCGCGGGCGGCCGGCTGCTCCTGCACGACCGGGAGGCCGGCTGGCTCGAGCTGCGGCCGCGCGGGTGGCAGGCGACGTCGCCGCCCGAGGCGGCCGACGAGGTGCGCCTGCGCCTTCAGCCCTCGACGGTGGAGTAG